Part of the Methanorbis furvi genome is shown below.
AATCGAGTAGAACCGCTCAAAGGTTCTGATAAGCTCAGGATCATTATCCATATCATATGCTTTCGGCACTTTCGGGCTGCACCAGAACATTCTGTTTTGGCTGCCTGCCAGAATCTCATCATCGCGCGAGATCATAACACCTCCCTTGAACGTGTATCTGGTCTGGCCGAACCCGCGGATAACCTCTGCGTACTGTTTTGCCGGATCGATTTTATCAGGCCGGATCGGATACACCGCAATATCAGCTTCAGCACCGACGCCGAGATGTCCTTTGCCGCGTTCCAGTAACCCGAGTGCCCGCGCCTGCCCTGCCCGCGTCATTACTGCGATCTCATCAAACGTCATCTCGCGGTCGAGTGACGGGAGCACCACACGCTTCGCAGTCCCTGCGTGAATTGTCGCAAACTCCTTGTCCCGGTACTCGCGGCTCATCAGAAGCCCGATGATCTCAGGATACTTCACGAACGGCGCTCCGTTCGGATTATCGGTTGTTAAAAGACACTGCCAGGGATTTTCCACCAGCAGTGCAAGTTCAAGACCGATCGCCCACATGATGCTGTTTACCAGATTCTTGCGCCGGTACATCACGGGAATAACACCGGACGCGGTCTCCAGCTCGACATCATGATTACTCCATTTGTCCTGATGCAGACGATAGAGATTGAACTCCATCGGGCCGTCAGCGGTCATCGTGGTTGTTCGTCCAAACATTACCTGACCCATGTCGATGGTTATCTGCGGACGCAGGTTCACCATTCTGGAGACAGGTTCTGCTTTTGAACAGAAATCTCCCCAGCCGGATCCGCCGTAGGAGTGGAACTGGACATGCGTCAGATACGCGGTCTGCCGTTTCTCGTTCAGATCCTTCACCAGTCCCATCGTTCCAAGCGTGCAGGTGTAGTTGCCGGGCTTTCCCAGATTATTGCAGTGCAGATGGACTGAATGCGGCAGTCCGAGCATCTCGTTTGCTTCGATCACGCCGGTAATGAACTCTGCCGGACTTATGTCGAAGAAGGGAATCGGTTTTCTGATGCATTCAACGTTTTTACCCCAGCTCCACATCTCAGCACCCAGAGGGTTGGTGACTTTTACGCCGTAACCTTTGACAGCGTTCAGCCGCCATGCAATGAGAGCCGCAGCGCGTTTGATGTCTCCTGCTCCGATCGCCCGCATAACGCCCCAGTCACCATCAAAGAGTGTGAGAATAAGACCGTCCTGTAATGGTGTGTGGCGGAACTCTTCATGCGTGTGCCTTGCTTCAAGAGGAGCCATCGCCCCTTCGGTGAGCGTGGTGTATCCCATCTGGGCGTAGCGGTAGCTGTTGCCGTACGTGGTCGGGATACTGTAGCCTGAGACCGCCCGCATGCCGCGTCCGCGGGGAGCACGGCCTGCCCGCATATCCTCAGGGCTCATGTATCTGCCGAAGTTCACTTTTGTTCCGCAGATATGGGTGTGGGAGTCAATACCGCCCGGAAGTACCAGCATGCCGCCACAGTCGATGACCTCGGAATTTTTGGACGGCTCTTCTGCGATGCGTCCGTCAACAATCGCGATGTCCATTATCTCCTGCGAGATGTGGTTGACCGGATCGATCACACAGGCATTTTTCAAAAGATAGTCAGGCATCTGCTGTTTCCTCCTTTTGTACTGCTTGAACGCGTCTTGCGACATGCATTGCCCCATTCGGGCAGGTGTCCTCACAGACCTTGCAGCCTTTGCAGAGCTCGTTGTGCAGAACCGTATTTCTTCCTTTCACCACTCTCATCAGAAGATCGTCAGAGACTGAAGTTCCTCCGGCTCCCATCTCTGGATCGATCTCGCGGTTTACGGGACACGCTGTCGTGCAGTTGCCGCATCCCATGCAGAGTTTTCGATGAACCTGCACTTCATACTCGTGCGTGAAGGCAAGTCTCTGTTCGTGTTTGCGAGCGAGAATATCTCCTGCGGTCATCACTTCTTCAGGACATATCTCCACACAGTAACCGCACCGGAAGCAGTGGCCGCGAATAATCTGCGGTTCCCATTTTCCATCTTCCCGCATAACCACATCGATTGCTCCCGGAGCAGGACAGATCATTCTGCACTCAAGGCAGTGCGTACATTCGTTGCCGGTGAGTTCGGGAAAATCGCGGAAGTATGCGGGAGCTGAGAGCGGCGCAGTTTTTGCGGCAAAGAATTTTTTTATCCACGCAGGCCTTGCGAACTCTTTGAAGTAAGACAAAACGCTCATGTTACCGCTCCGCACAGGCAATGCAGGGGTCTGCACTGATGAAGGTCGAGGTCACGTCGGCTGCTGATGCGAGGTTTTTCATCATCGCATGCGTTCCCACTTCCACGTTCATGATTGACGGCGTCTGAATGGCGACCGAGATGACCTGACCTTCTGCATCCAGTTCGATATCGTACGTCAGATCTCCCCGCGGCGCTTCAATCGTGTGTTTGCAGCGGCCGGCAGTCACGCGGCCGCCGAGCCGGATCGGTCCTTGCGGCAGAGCCGCAAGGGCGTTCTTGATGATTGTTGTCGACTGGAACAGTTCGTCAAACCGCAACATGATGCGGGCGAAGTTGTCGCCTTCGGGTCGCGTGATCATCTTCCAGCCAAGTTCTTTGTAGAGCGGGTCGTTTGCCCGGGCATCGCGGGGAATACCGCTTGCCCTTGCTGTCGGTCCTACAACCCCGCTTTCCTTTGCATCTTTTTCGCTCAGAATGCCGATCCCTTTGGACCGGAGAGCAATCATCGGACCTGTTGCAAACATCTTCACAAATCTTGGAAGTTCTGCTTCCACATGAGCGATCGCTTCCCGAATTTTTTCCGCGGTCTCGTCTGTGATGTCCTCGCGAACGCCGCCCGGCACAACATATGCTGCCATAATGCGGGTGCCGGTCATGATCTCGATTGCATCCATTACGGTCTCGCGGAGATTTAACAGATACATCGCAAGCGTCTCGTGCTCGATTGTGTAGCAGTACGAGTAGTTTGCAAGCAAATGGCTCTGCATCCGGTCAAGCTCGTTGAGGATAATCCGCAGATGTGCGGCTCTGGGCGATACGGCGATACCGCTGATACTCTCCAGTGCTCCGACAATTACTGTGTTGTGGACGACCGAACATATTCCGCAGACCCGTTCTGCAAGAAAGATCGTCTCCTGCCAGGGTCTGCCGATCATGATTTTTTCGATGCCTTTTTTCACGTAGCCAAGCTCGACTTCGGTTGCGATCACCCGTTCGCCTATGGTTTCGCATTTGATTCGTGCCGGCTCCTTGAAGCAGGGATGAACCGGCCCGATCGGGAGCGAGATGTCAACCACTTTCTTCATCGCTTCTCCTCCAATCTGGTCTCATAGTTGTCAAAGAGTATGTCTGCTACGCTCAGTATTGCGTTGATGATCTCGGTCGGCCGCGGCGGACAGCCGGGAACGGCTGCTGCGACCGGAATATATTTGCTGACCGGCGGGTCGACGAGAGAGCCGGGCCTGTTGAACGCACAGCCTGAGATCGGGCAGTTGCCGATGGTGACAACTGCTTTCGGCTCAGGGACTTTGTCCCAGAGATCAGGAAGTTTGTCAATCCACTGCGCTGACATTGCTCCGGTCACTAATATTACGTCAGCCTCGCGGGGATTGTTATGGACATAGATGCCGTACTGTTCGATGTCGTAACGCGGCGAGAGGCATGCGAGAATCTCAATATCGCAGCCGTTGCAGGAGCCGGTGTTCACGTAACAGACATGAATGGAACGTTTGCGAACCGCGTTTTTCACTTTCTGTAAGAGTGTCATGAAACTACCTCCACAATTTCTGCGAGAAGTTCTGCAATCGCGGTGCCGGACTCTGCACGGCTGCGGAGTTTTGCGGCCGCTGCTTCAGAGAGAATGCCTGTTGCAGTTGTCAGATGCGGAAGAGAAAGAGCGTCTGAGATCTCGTCGCCAGCAGCCGCGGCAGCTTTTGCTGCCGCATCGGCTGCTTCAAGCCGTGGCCCCAGATTTTCCAGCGTCATCATGTCACAGTTGTTGATCAGAATTTTTCGCATTTTCTGTCGGTTTACGCCAAGCCGTTCGGCAAGAGCGACCACTGCCTGATCCTGCCTGGTTCCCTTGAGAACTGCAAGTTTCATCGGCTGAAGATTTCGTTCGTAGATCAGATCCATGGTATCGCTCCTGCCCAGCAAAGCACGCCGTAGACGACAAACAACAGAATCATCACCCAGACAAGAATCATCTCGCCGGTGTGAATCTTCTCCTCATCTTTTGCGAGGAATACAAATGCAAGAATGCCAAGCAGCACTGCTCCGGCAACTGCTCCTCCAAGCACTTCAGGATGACTGATGACTTCTATCGCCATCAGCAGAATGTAGAATGCGATTCCTGCAACAACTCCTTTTGCTATCCAGCTCATAGTATCCCTCCAAGGACCAGCCACACGCATCCGCCGTAGAGCAGAACGACCAGAGTCCAGACTGTTTGAATCGTCACGACCTGATACGGGGTCAGCATCGGTGTTGACGCACAGACAAAGGAGACCGAGATCATCAGAACGATCATCAGAATGATCATCAGCCACCATGGCACCGCTCCGATAAACAGCAGAACAAATGCCGAGAGCAGCACAACCGTCTTCAGACTCATCGCAATGTTCAGCATCGCCCGCCATCCGCCGAAGTGTTCGGTCCAGTAGCCGGAGATGAGTTCCTTTGCCTCAATCACCGAGAACGGGCCGTAGTGTGCTTTGGACAAAATGATCAGATACAATGATACTGCTGCCGGAAACGCGAGCAGAAGAAGCGGCGTATGCGTGGTGTTCCACTCAGCAATTTCCCCGATCGAAAGCGTTCCGGTAAACAGATACACGATTGCAACAGTTGCGAGCAGCGGAAGTTCGGCTGCCGCTGACATGACCGATCTGATTGCGCCGAACTTGGTGTACGGAGAGCCTGACGACAGTCCGGTTCCATGTTCCACGATCTTATGCAGCATATAGAGTGCGAAGAGGATCAAGAGACTTGCGCCGGTAGCGACCACCCAGAGTGCCGCAACCCAGATGCCGACCGCAATCAACACGATTGCAACATACATCACCTGACTTGCAGTCCTTGGTATCCATGTCTGTTTGAAGGAGAACTTCAGCGTGTGCAAAATTTCCTGCCAGATAGGGGGGCCCGGCCGCAACTGAATGCGTGCGATGACCTTCCGGTGCAGGCCATGCAGCAGAAGTCCGGCAAACACTGCAATGATGAGGAGCAGAAGAAAGGGAATCATCTCAGTACCCCACAAACGGAATGTCTCCGTCCTTTGTTCCTGCACACCACCAGTAAATGAAGCAGGCGAGTGCTGCCGGTATGCATATCACCACAACTGCAATGAGCGCGGGAATCTCTGCTACTGCGAGCGCAGCTGCTATTGCCGCCACGGCAAACACGATTCCAAGACCAAATGCTGTAGACTTTTTCATGATTCACACCGTCAGGAGAATTTCCACTACCCGCAGGAAAAGCAGGAGCGAGCTTACATGGATCATCAGAATGTAGGGGGCGCCCGGCGCTCTGGTAATCTCGGCTTTACCGATATAAAACGGTGCCATTCCTTCGCCCAAGACTCCAACTAACAGCAGGAGTTTGGCAACGATTGGAACCGAGATTCCGGCTGTTGCTTCCGCAGCGACGGCGAGTTCCCAGATCGAGAGCGTTCCACACGTTGCGGCAATAATTGCCGCTCCGGCAAACAAGGGAACGGTCGCCATCATCACAACAAGGCCGTAGGAGAACGCGGCGTTGAGCACCTGTTTGTTTTTGACTGCTGCAACGATACCGATATTGAGCACACCGATAAATGCCGCAAACAAGGTGAAGTTGAAGATGTCCCCTGTTGTGATTGCGCCAATCGTTGCGATACCACAGGCGATTGCCATGAATCGCTGGAACTTCATCAAATCAACAGGCACGTCTTTGGTGTAGTAGCCGTCAGTCCCAAACACAATGTCGATCGGTTTTTCCGGCAGGCTGATGATCGCGAGGATGACAAACATCGCCGCAAACGCAAACAGCACCACCGTGTAGCCGGAAAGATAGTGGACGATGTCGCCGAACGGCATTCTGATTAAGATCTGTTCAAACATTATTCACCACCCCGCATTGTTCCAACCAAAGACATTTTTGCCATAACTTTGAGCATGATGCCAACCGCCGCAAGCATGATCGCAAGGAACCACTGCGAAGGAAACAGCATGAAGATGAAGAATGCAATTACCCAGAGTGCCCAAGCATAACCCGCGGCGTTTTCGATCTTTGCAAAATGTTCGCCCATATTTTTTCCAAGGAAAAAGATCATAAGACCAAGCGCTGCAATAAGTCCTCCGGAAAATCCGGTGAGAAAAATTCCGTACGCTGCAAGCAGAAGGCCGATGATTGGGGGGGCTGTCTTCATGACCTCGATGTCGAATTTTTTTGCCGAATGTTTCTGCTGAAGTTTTTCTTTGGCGAGCCAGAGTTCAGAGACCGCCATAATCTCAGCAACGCCGACGACGAGACCCGGCAGAATCAAAGCTTCTGCAAGATCGGTCGCAATGAGTGCGACCACGACAAGACCGGTTATCTCAATGAGGTCGATGATGATGAGTTTGTGGATGTCATCCTTTTCGCGAAGGATCGCCGAGAACGCAATGATGATCGCGATGAATGCAATTGCAATACCGATCTGGTACACGAGCGGCATCTCAATGGTGATCATTGTTTTGCCCTCCGGTAAAGGAACGAGGCTATGGCAAAAGCCGCAAAGAAGATACTTGCTTCAACAATCGTGTCAAGACCTCTGGTGTAGTAGAGGATCTCATCAAGGATGCCGCCCGGATGGCCGACGATGGTTGTTCCAAGGTACATGGTGGTGTTTGCCAAAAACCAGCTTGCAGGCGTTAAGTACGCGGTGACGTAGCCGATCGCAGGGGAGTTCTCAGGATACTGGGCGACGATCTGCGCCGGCTCGGTAAATGGTATACCGCCGCGGTCGTAAGGGTTTAAGGAGCTTTCAGGATTGATGGATTTTGGGTAGAGCTGAGACTCGTCGTAGACGAGGAATGGAACGGTGAGAAGTCCGATTACTGCGATGAGGCAGACGACGCCTGCGTAAATTTTTGGCAGATTATTTGTGTCTGCAAGGTATTCGGAGATCTTCTGGACTTTGCTCATTGCTCTTCCTCCCTGGCCTGTTGTTTTTCGATGAGCCGCACGAAGATGAGAGTCGTAACAATGTTGACGGCGACGAAGGTCACAAGAGCGAGCATTTCGTCGAACGCGAGCATGATGAAGACGAGACCGAACTCGGCGACTTCCATGTTGATGAGTCTCGTGAGATAGGTTTTGTCACGAGGGTATGCGGTTGCGGCGACTCCTATCAGGAGCAGTACGCAGCCGATGATGAACTCGAGCTCGTTCATTGGAGTCCCTCCGGTCGTTTGCGGCAGAGGAGGAGGACGAAGATGGTTCCAATCGGCATCATGAGAGAGACGACGATGGCAATATCAAGATAGCCCAGCTTTACGATGAGAATGACCGCTCCTGATACGAGAATTCCTAAGGTGATCAGTTTGTCAAACGGATTTCTGACGAGAACGGTTGCAATGCCTCCGATAAGGGCGAGGAATGCGGCGAGAAGAGTGACGAGCTCTATCATGTCTGCTCACCTCTGAGTTTTTCCATGGCTGATGCGATGGCGTTTGCTTCGAGCGTTGCGCCGATAAGATATGCCGCTGCGGCAACCAGCGTCAGCGGATGCGGGAGGATGAGGGCAATGACTCCTGTAACTGCGAAGTTCATGACAGTGACGAAGGGGAGTTTTTTTGCGGTGTTTTTCTCCAGCACTGCGCGAAGGGCTGCGTAGACGGCGATGACCGCACAGATTGCGAGAACAAGTTCGGTCATGAGCATCTCCTCCAGAGTTTTCCAAGGATTCTGCTTACACGCTTGGGTGAAACACCCTGCACGATGAGAATGGCGATGACGATTCCTGCGATGAAGGTCTCGGGCGGAAATCCTGCGAAGGTGTCAAGCGCCCAAAAAACTGCGGTTGCAAGGAGAGTCCCGCTCACTGCGGCGTATCCTTTGTCTGCGCAGATTCGTGCGCCGATAAAGATGAGGACTGCTGCAAGGAGTCCTCCGGGGACGCCCCAGATCCAGTAACCGCATGCGGCAACGAGTGTTCCTGCGGATGCGTCGGGTGAAGTGACGATGTTTCCAATCATCCAGCCGCCGCACCGGTCGCCGCCATCAGCTTCGATTTCTCGTTCGATGGTCTCCGTTCCTGATACTCCGGCGTGAGCGGGGAGTTTCCAGAACAGGTCAAGGCCCACAAAGAGTATGAGGGTGATTACCGCAGATGCGGCGATATATGCTGGTTCAGGGATCATGCTCTTCTCATTCTTTGAAAAATACGGGTTACCCGCAGGTGCGGCGGATTTTTCGGTAATGATATGCTATTGACATCTGTTTCATTAATAAATTGCGGATTGGTACTGTGAAACGCGAATAGCGCGAATAGCACGAATACAAAAAAATCGCCAATGACGATTTTTCAAGAGAAAAGAAATTTCCAGTCACACCCACCGAACAGATCTGTCTAAAAATGAGTAATATAGTAATATCTCAAAAATCGCCATTGGCGATTTTTATTCGCGCTATTCCGCGAAGCGGTGAGCAGGCCGAAGGCATGCGATTCGCGTTTAAAAATATTTCAGCGCTTCTTTGGCACGTAGACCTCAAACATATCCCGCATCGCAAACACTTCCTCAGCATTCGCATCCCGCATCACCACATTTTTCGCCGCAAGATCACCGAGCACCACACAGGAGAACCCTTCCTCCTTAAACCCCTCAACAACCGCGTACTCGTATCCCTTCCATGCATAAAAGTCCAGAATCTCATACACATCCATCGTCCGAAGACTCATCACCGCTTTTTCTGCATCAATACCGGTTGTCGCAACTGCCCCTCCCTCAAAATGCACGGTAGTATCCTTTCCTTTCGGCAGTTCCCAGATGTGATGTCCCATATGTTTTATTGTGGCAACCGTTGCAACGCCTGCAAGAAGCGGCACGAGCTTCGTGATCATGGTTGTCTTCCCCGAGTTCGAGTGGCCGATGATATTGATGATCCGCATATCTATAGTATTGCACCCTAAGATCACTTTATTAATTTGCACCCGGATACATACTTCATAAGATGACCGGACGCAATCAACCGGAACGGTCGGGATACAACTCTCATGAAACTGCTTATGAGCAGCGGACGAACACCCGAACAGGGTGCCCAGCTGTACTATAAAGACTCCGAATCCTACTCACGCGAAACCTCCTACTGTTTCCTCAATCCAATGGACGCAATGGAAATCGGCGTCGAAAACGGCGAGCATGTTCTCATCGAAAGTAGTGCTGGAAAAACTGTATTCTCGGTTCGCGAGTCTCCCGAAACTCCCGAAGGAGTCGCCTACCTCCCCTGCGGCCCGTACGCAAACTTCATTCTTCACGAGTTCACCCACTCAACAGGAGCGCCGGACTTCAAAGGAGTCCCAGTTGAAGTCACGCAGACTGAGCTTCCGCTCCTGTCGGCATGGGACTTAATGGAAGAGCTCGGCGGCAGAAGATACAAAATTCCTGCGGGAACAACAATTCCCGATCTCGAACAAGGCGAAAAAGTACTTAAAAACCATGCCTGCCCGCTCTGCGGCTGCCTCTGCGACGATATCGAGCTCCACATTGCTGACGGCATTGTCACTGACGTTGTGAACGGCTGTCTGCTCTGCGCGGGAAAGTTCCGTTCCCGCGGTCGGATGGCAGTTCCCGTCCGCCGCGAAGGAGATGAGTGGAAGGAGACGAGTTTTGATGAAGCCATCAGAACCGCGGCCGAGATGTTTGCGAATGCAAAGCGTCCGCTCTTCTACGGCTGGTCAGGAACATCCACCGAAGCGATGCATATTGGGCTTGAGATCGCCGAAGAGATCGGCGCGGTAATGGACAACTGTTCATCTGAGTGTCACGGCCCGACCATTATGGCGGTACAGGAGGTCGGCCATCCCGGCTGCACGCTCGGACAGGTGAAAAACCGCGCTGATGTTCTTGTCTATTGGGGCTGCAACCCGATCGCAGCGCATCCACGTCATCTCTCACGCTACTCAACCTTCTCGACCGGCGCGTTCCGTCCTGAAGGACGGGCCGACCGAACGGTTATTGTGGTGGACATCCGCGAGTCAGAGACCGCAAAACTTGCCGACATCTTCATTCAGGTAAAACCCGGCGGAGACTACGCGCTCTTCAATGCACTTCGGGCGATTGTCCGGGGCGAACGCGATGTGATTCCTGACGCGGTCGCGGGAGTTGAGCGGAGCGTTCTCTTCAAGGTCGCAGATATTTTACTGAACGCAAAGTTCGG
Proteins encoded:
- a CDS encoding DUF2107 family protein → MNELEFIIGCVLLLIGVAATAYPRDKTYLTRLINMEVAEFGLVFIMLAFDEMLALVTFVAVNIVTTLIFVRLIEKQQAREEEQ
- a CDS encoding 4Fe-4S binding protein, producing MSVLSYFKEFARPAWIKKFFAAKTAPLSAPAYFRDFPELTGNECTHCLECRMICPAPGAIDVVMREDGKWEPQIIRGHCFRCGYCVEICPEEVMTAGDILARKHEQRLAFTHEYEVQVHRKLCMGCGNCTTACPVNREIDPEMGAGGTSVSDDLLMRVVKGRNTVLHNELCKGCKVCEDTCPNGAMHVARRVQAVQKEETADA
- a CDS encoding formylmethanofuran dehydrogenase subunit B, translating into MKLLMSSGRTPEQGAQLYYKDSESYSRETSYCFLNPMDAMEIGVENGEHVLIESSAGKTVFSVRESPETPEGVAYLPCGPYANFILHEFTHSTGAPDFKGVPVEVTQTELPLLSAWDLMEELGGRRYKIPAGTTIPDLEQGEKVLKNHACPLCGCLCDDIELHIADGIVTDVVNGCLLCAGKFRSRGRMAVPVRREGDEWKETSFDEAIRTAAEMFANAKRPLFYGWSGTSTEAMHIGLEIAEEIGAVMDNCSSECHGPTIMAVQEVGHPGCTLGQVKNRADVLVYWGCNPIAAHPRHLSRYSTFSTGAFRPEGRADRTVIVVDIRESETAKLADIFIQVKPGGDYALFNALRAIVRGERDVIPDAVAGVERSVLFKVADILLNAKFGAFFTGIGLTQSRGKYKNVRAGIELVDELNRHTKYTLTPLRGHWNVDGTNQMFSLAAGYPYAVDYSRGIVHYNPGETSGVDILAKHEADAVMIIGTDLGAHFPRETVAHLAKINTVVIDPFISLSTAIAKLHIPVASVGLDAEGTAYRLDGVPIHVRKAFTSGMPSDEVILTRLLEEIKKIKEEQK
- a CDS encoding DUF2106 family protein, with amino-acid sequence MSKVQKISEYLADTNNLPKIYAGVVCLIAVIGLLTVPFLVYDESQLYPKSINPESSLNPYDRGGIPFTEPAQIVAQYPENSPAIGYVTAYLTPASWFLANTTMYLGTTIVGHPGGILDEILYYTRGLDTIVEASIFFAAFAIASFLYRRAKQ
- a CDS encoding DUF2109 family protein — translated: MTELVLAICAVIAVYAALRAVLEKNTAKKLPFVTVMNFAVTGVIALILPHPLTLVAAAAYLIGATLEANAIASAMEKLRGEQT
- a CDS encoding formylmethanofuran dehydrogenase subunit A, encoding MPDYLLKNACVIDPVNHISQEIMDIAIVDGRIAEEPSKNSEVIDCGGMLVLPGGIDSHTHICGTKVNFGRYMSPEDMRAGRAPRGRGMRAVSGYSIPTTYGNSYRYAQMGYTTLTEGAMAPLEARHTHEEFRHTPLQDGLILTLFDGDWGVMRAIGAGDIKRAAALIAWRLNAVKGYGVKVTNPLGAEMWSWGKNVECIRKPIPFFDISPAEFITGVIEANEMLGLPHSVHLHCNNLGKPGNYTCTLGTMGLVKDLNEKRQTAYLTHVQFHSYGGSGWGDFCSKAEPVSRMVNLRPQITIDMGQVMFGRTTTMTADGPMEFNLYRLHQDKWSNHDVELETASGVIPVMYRRKNLVNSIMWAIGLELALLVENPWQCLLTTDNPNGAPFVKYPEIIGLLMSREYRDKEFATIHAGTAKRVVLPSLDREMTFDEIAVMTRAGQARALGLLERGKGHLGVGAEADIAVYPIRPDKIDPAKQYAEVIRGFGQTRYTFKGGVMISRDDEILAGSQNRMFWCSPKVPKAYDMDNDPELIRTFERFYSIQKENYPVDENYYIARSMKIETETKL
- a CDS encoding nickel-dependent hydrogenase large subunit, which encodes MKKVVDISLPIGPVHPCFKEPARIKCETIGERVIATEVELGYVKKGIEKIMIGRPWQETIFLAERVCGICSVVHNTVIVGALESISGIAVSPRAAHLRIILNELDRMQSHLLANYSYCYTIEHETLAMYLLNLRETVMDAIEIMTGTRIMAAYVVPGGVREDITDETAEKIREAIAHVEAELPRFVKMFATGPMIALRSKGIGILSEKDAKESGVVGPTARASGIPRDARANDPLYKELGWKMITRPEGDNFARIMLRFDELFQSTTIIKNALAALPQGPIRLGGRVTAGRCKHTIEAPRGDLTYDIELDAEGQVISVAIQTPSIMNVEVGTHAMMKNLASAADVTSTFISADPCIACAER
- a CDS encoding EhaG family protein, producing MITIEMPLVYQIGIAIAFIAIIIAFSAILREKDDIHKLIIIDLIEITGLVVVALIATDLAEALILPGLVVGVAEIMAVSELWLAKEKLQQKHSAKKFDIEVMKTAPPIIGLLLAAYGIFLTGFSGGLIAALGLMIFFLGKNMGEHFAKIENAAGYAWALWVIAFFIFMLFPSQWFLAIMLAAVGIMLKVMAKMSLVGTMRGGE
- a CDS encoding DUF2108 domain-containing protein, with product MIELVTLLAAFLALIGGIATVLVRNPFDKLITLGILVSGAVILIVKLGYLDIAIVVSLMMPIGTIFVLLLCRKRPEGLQ
- the mobB gene encoding molybdopterin-guanine dinucleotide biosynthesis protein B — encoded protein: MRIINIIGHSNSGKTTMITKLVPLLAGVATVATIKHMGHHIWELPKGKDTTVHFEGGAVATTGIDAEKAVMSLRTMDVYEILDFYAWKGYEYAVVEGFKEEGFSCVVLGDLAAKNVVMRDANAEEVFAMRDMFEVYVPKKR
- a CDS encoding DUF1959 family protein gives rise to the protein MDLIYERNLQPMKLAVLKGTRQDQAVVALAERLGVNRQKMRKILINNCDMMTLENLGPRLEAADAAAKAAAAAGDEISDALSLPHLTTATGILSEAAAAKLRSRAESGTAIAELLAEIVEVVS
- a CDS encoding respiratory chain complex I subunit 1 family protein; protein product: MIPFLLLLIIAVFAGLLLHGLHRKVIARIQLRPGPPIWQEILHTLKFSFKQTWIPRTASQVMYVAIVLIAVGIWVAALWVVATGASLLILFALYMLHKIVEHGTGLSSGSPYTKFGAIRSVMSAAAELPLLATVAIVYLFTGTLSIGEIAEWNTTHTPLLLLAFPAAVSLYLIILSKAHYGPFSVIEAKELISGYWTEHFGGWRAMLNIAMSLKTVVLLSAFVLLFIGAVPWWLMIILMIVLMISVSFVCASTPMLTPYQVVTIQTVWTLVVLLYGGCVWLVLGGIL